The Halalkalicoccus sp. CGA53 genome window below encodes:
- a CDS encoding acetamidase/formamidase family protein translates to MQTIDREDANKYEFGRDMEPLLYVDPGESFRVETWDAFEGTLFDHGLGSFTPEDIPGLQAPPPAFDGNPLAGPIHVEGAERGDTLAVTVEAIRPERGMTTTLEEFGCLAGHSGWEECQTNFAHEVELESGPSGTTADGTATMELGDHTWSWDLNPHIGTITAAPGRTVQDSVTSQGAWGGNMDVRDLDQGSTVYLSSFNDGGLLFVGDIHASQSDSEYTGIAVESIAEIELSVEIVDTPVPGVFRIEDDESIIHVDSAKNAGSTEDAVNGCFKAMIEELVEEHGLGKREAYVQMSVNPAITVRLYQFVHPGFATVGVKLDKAFFDQYS, encoded by the coding sequence ATGCAGACAATTGACAGAGAAGATGCAAACAAGTACGAGTTTGGGCGTGACATGGAGCCGTTGCTGTACGTTGATCCAGGAGAGTCATTTCGGGTCGAAACGTGGGATGCGTTCGAAGGAACGCTATTCGATCACGGCCTCGGATCGTTTACGCCTGAGGATATCCCTGGACTGCAGGCACCACCACCGGCGTTCGACGGAAACCCGCTCGCTGGACCGATCCACGTAGAGGGCGCAGAGCGCGGAGATACGCTCGCGGTCACTGTCGAGGCGATCCGCCCAGAACGAGGAATGACCACCACGCTGGAGGAATTCGGCTGTCTTGCCGGCCACAGTGGCTGGGAAGAGTGTCAGACCAACTTCGCTCACGAAGTTGAACTCGAGTCTGGTCCGAGTGGTACGACTGCCGATGGGACGGCAACGATGGAACTCGGAGATCACACCTGGAGCTGGGATCTGAACCCACACATCGGAACCATCACTGCTGCACCCGGACGCACTGTCCAGGATTCGGTCACCTCACAAGGAGCCTGGGGTGGAAACATGGACGTCCGGGATCTCGATCAGGGCAGTACCGTCTATCTCAGTTCGTTCAACGACGGTGGTCTCCTTTTTGTGGGTGATATCCATGCCTCACAGAGTGATTCCGAGTACACGGGAATCGCTGTCGAGTCGATCGCGGAAATCGAGCTGAGTGTCGAGATCGTCGATACGCCCGTTCCTGGGGTCTTCAGAATTGAAGACGATGAGTCGATCATTCACGTCGACTCAGCAAAGAACGCAGGTTCGACCGAAGACGCTGTGAATGGCTGTTTTAAAGCGATGATCGAAGAGCTTGTCGAAGAACACGGACTGGGAAAGCGCGAAGCGTACGTTCAGATGAGTGTGAATCCCGCGATAACGGTTCGCCTCTACCAGTTCGTTCACCCCGGATTCGCGACTGTGGGCGTAAAACTCGATAAGGCGTTCTTCGACCAGTATTCCTAG
- the ggt gene encoding gamma-glutamyltransferase — translation MGTNPIDEKNSTDTVDEQNQAQVSVSRRTLIKSSAIAGGVSLVGLPYSVAASESAASKCNFPGFDCGEAVSGKDGVIVSDHEEASKIGAQILRKGGNAVDAVAAVHFALNVATPPMCGIGGGGTMVYYDASEEEVVSLDFYPRAHADVSKDYWLEDGEPVPFEVQWQSELSVGVPGTLLGMKAAHDRYGTTPWQRILSPIVNLARNGVEVDSVTASSIQSSWETFNDAAQEVYSDENGEPLEEGDLLVQEDLAKTFQLIKKEGVSPFYEGEIAEAFVDTVQDGGSTMTVDDLSEYEVSFDEPMHSKYKEYELYNPRLPITSGFLIPQTLRQLERFNLGEEYEPQSAERYHLFAESVGLAWADRAEYLGDPDFVDVPIDGLQSDSFIEERSEKIALGETLADYEEGECVEPGDPWAHQDGEGDSERPSSEVEPDGDTSPTTHFVAADSDGNVAVVTTSINSGFGSGIMVPDYGFMLNNYLALFDTNPDSPNAPEGGKGPLSSTSPTLVMKDGAPYFTSGTPTGTTIPQTTLNIILNVIEFDMDIVEAVLEPRMHTTNCPPNTWEEGIPEDSREKTEEWGQVWADDPTEIGAANNLLIEDGTYQGAADPRWNGYAVGFTHPRNRSRGN, via the coding sequence ATGGGAACTAATCCCATTGATGAGAAGAACAGCACAGACACTGTAGATGAACAAAATCAGGCGCAGGTTTCGGTGTCTCGACGAACTCTCATAAAAAGTTCGGCGATAGCAGGAGGTGTCAGTTTAGTTGGGCTACCATACTCTGTAGCCGCCTCCGAATCAGCAGCGTCGAAATGTAATTTCCCTGGATTTGACTGTGGTGAGGCTGTTTCGGGAAAAGATGGTGTGATTGTTTCTGATCACGAAGAAGCATCAAAAATTGGAGCGCAAATCCTTCGCAAAGGTGGAAATGCAGTAGACGCAGTTGCTGCAGTCCATTTTGCTTTGAACGTGGCTACACCCCCGATGTGTGGGATTGGAGGTGGCGGTACGATGGTATACTATGATGCAAGTGAAGAGGAAGTAGTCAGTTTAGATTTCTACCCAAGAGCCCACGCGGATGTGTCGAAGGACTACTGGCTCGAGGATGGTGAGCCAGTCCCATTCGAAGTGCAATGGCAAAGTGAACTGTCAGTCGGAGTACCAGGGACGCTCTTGGGAATGAAAGCGGCTCACGACAGATACGGAACTACCCCTTGGCAGCGAATACTCTCACCGATCGTTAACCTAGCTCGGAACGGAGTTGAGGTAGATTCAGTTACCGCCTCGAGTATCCAAAGTAGCTGGGAGACCTTCAATGATGCAGCTCAAGAAGTATACAGTGACGAAAACGGAGAGCCACTCGAAGAAGGCGACCTTCTCGTTCAAGAAGACCTCGCTAAAACCTTCCAACTGATCAAGAAAGAAGGAGTATCGCCCTTCTATGAAGGTGAGATCGCTGAGGCGTTTGTAGATACTGTGCAGGATGGTGGGAGTACGATGACTGTCGATGATCTGAGTGAGTACGAGGTTAGCTTTGACGAACCGATGCACTCCAAGTACAAGGAGTACGAGTTATACAATCCGAGACTGCCAATTACATCAGGATTTTTGATCCCACAGACGCTTCGCCAATTGGAGCGCTTTAATCTGGGCGAGGAATACGAACCTCAATCGGCAGAAAGATACCACCTATTCGCTGAAAGCGTTGGCTTAGCCTGGGCTGACAGAGCCGAATACTTAGGCGATCCCGACTTCGTTGACGTTCCGATCGATGGACTGCAGTCTGACTCGTTCATCGAGGAGCGATCCGAGAAAATTGCATTAGGAGAAACGCTCGCGGATTACGAAGAGGGAGAATGTGTTGAACCAGGTGACCCATGGGCCCATCAAGATGGTGAAGGGGACAGCGAAAGACCCAGTAGTGAGGTAGAGCCAGATGGTGACACTTCACCAACAACGCACTTCGTGGCAGCAGACAGTGATGGCAATGTAGCCGTAGTCACAACATCCATAAATTCCGGTTTCGGATCCGGGATAATGGTCCCTGATTATGGATTTATGCTTAATAACTATCTGGCCCTGTTCGACACTAATCCAGATTCACCAAATGCCCCGGAAGGTGGTAAGGGTCCTCTCAGTTCAACCAGCCCCACGCTCGTGATGAAAGATGGTGCTCCATACTTCACGTCTGGGACGCCGACTGGGACAACAATACCTCAAACAACACTGAATATAATCTTAAACGTAATTGAGTTTGATATGGATATTGTTGAAGCCGTTCTCGAACCGAGAATGCATACAACTAACTGTCCACCTAATACGTGGGAAGAAGGAATTCCCGAAGATAGCCGAGAGAAAACCGAAGAATGGGGCCAAGTTTGGGCAGATGATCCAACAGAGATTGGAGCGGCCAATAATCTCTTAATTGAAGATGGAACATACCAGGGAGCTGCTGACCCGAGATGGAATGGGTATGCCGTTGGTTTCACCCATCCTCGAAATCGGAGCCGTGGGAATTAA
- a CDS encoding HalOD1 output domain-containing protein: MNDPGCDDQDALVEMDLDGTTTASTAVILAIAELEDQSPLELDSQLHETIDGDALDRAIDSDTSNISVEFSYGAYQVRFENRHLFVAHATEQ; the protein is encoded by the coding sequence ATGAACGACCCCGGCTGTGACGACCAGGACGCTCTCGTTGAGATGGACCTTGATGGGACGACCACCGCGAGCACAGCGGTCATCCTCGCGATTGCCGAGCTCGAGGACCAGTCACCTCTGGAGTTAGATTCTCAATTGCACGAAACGATCGATGGCGACGCCCTCGACAGAGCTATCGACAGCGACACGTCCAATATTTCGGTCGAATTTTCTTATGGGGCGTATCAAGTCCGATTCGAGAACCGTCATCTCTTCGTCGCGCACGCCACAGAGCAGTGA
- a CDS encoding urea carboxylase-associated family protein: MIEERIPEKQGISFAVDEGERFEVTDPEGEQVADLVAFNRHDVSERFSPKYSYRRNNKLRPTTGDTLYTTEGKPILEFVDDDCGIHDLLYAPCNHWVVGDYYGQTGEGGCRENLTEVLEPEGVSERDLQETLNVFMKSTVEDQTHVEIAEPESEPGDTVTFEAKQDTIVGVAACSGESTVNAGDTKPIDIRVPENAILHRNY, encoded by the coding sequence ATGATCGAAGAGCGAATCCCCGAGAAACAAGGGATCTCATTTGCGGTCGATGAGGGAGAACGATTCGAAGTAACCGATCCCGAAGGTGAACAGGTCGCCGACCTTGTCGCGTTCAACCGTCACGACGTTAGCGAACGGTTCTCGCCGAAATACTCGTATCGACGTAACAACAAGCTTCGCCCGACGACAGGTGATACACTGTATACCACCGAGGGGAAACCGATCCTCGAGTTCGTCGATGATGATTGTGGGATTCATGATCTACTGTATGCTCCCTGTAATCACTGGGTAGTCGGTGATTACTACGGCCAAACGGGCGAAGGTGGATGCAGAGAGAACCTCACTGAGGTATTAGAACCAGAGGGAGTCTCCGAGCGGGACCTCCAAGAGACGCTGAATGTCTTCATGAAATCAACGGTCGAGGACCAAACACACGTCGAGATCGCGGAACCAGAATCCGAACCGGGCGATACGGTCACATTCGAGGCCAAACAGGATACCATCGTTGGTGTCGCTGCCTGTTCCGGTGAGTCGACGGTCAACGCTGGCGACACCAAGCCGATCGATATCAGGGTTCCCGAGAACGCAATTTTACACCGGAACTACTGA
- a CDS encoding DUF6603 domain-containing protein, translating into MTEQESPELSSAEKLTVELVRVLEPLDTALRGGTHEVADLLDRLGLGEDVLDAEVETIRSLVEDEVGSALETLRNQFFDPIRSGENISIDGLNYHVLLGAINDVYSGIRTLQTLDFTHISGNEVATRMLDFLLVKYLSTYHRSIHDALCLAGIIEEGVPLRVDFSKLPEFLDDPNQVFVNVFGWGEETFTGFLVLYYVRTIFWRFQIPAAFQEPPRSMVEDLVGTAVEYDQLEQELQVPVISVFEEDGSTSVGFRIVPLPGTPQHELPGMAVVPYGLAGASETVEVGEGWTFNVATDADQTGWGIGLWPDTDNSGSHAEVIGTDHPIPNLDATTGLVFTGFESGRAGTTLLGGATGSRLSVQYAELSASVGIKNGQAIFEVNVPTRGRLVVDTNQLDAFLASMLPDDGLEYDFDVTVGWSSDRGLFLERGTGLEVSLPQQQRVGPIELTELYLGVLPNEDADKVRFEGSASADVEIGPVTGSISRFGIAAEVGFPEDGNGNLGPIDLHVGVQPPNGIAISIDVGVVTGGGFLDYDPEHERYTGVVVLKIGEITLNAVGLLSTDVPGDEAAYSLLVIVAGEFPRIRLGLGFSLTGAGGIVGLHRSVKAESLGQVVRDGALDSVLFPQDPVVNADRILSDLRRIFPVTPDSHVFGPIVQLEWGEPTILTANLGVVLELPSWKIAVLGDFQVVLPNEDNDRVTLNMAASGIIDPDEERVDVDASLYDSRLVEWTLTGDMALRTKRGDDPQFVLSIGGFNPRYDPPSDVPSLERVTATLGPSSGNPTLEFAGYLAITSNTVQAGASVDAVAKAGPALAEGRISFDALIEFDPFGFVADFHSSFSVTVKGKGFSVDIDGTISGPGPFRVQGKIKISLFLFSISASLDVKLGSGVTVELPRARVMPELEAELARAANWMAKLPNVGDGFADLREIDEDGERVIAHPLAEIGVRQTVVPLGFEIEKFGEATPSEYTHFELADATVEGAALELAAETEEHFAPAQYAKLSDAERLESPAFETHPAGRKLRDRGVYLGYDDGDGREANLRQTTLEYSCVVFDEASERNGAPLASLGGFTTSLSGFGTGVVAALEDVGAVANSPARRTGLRRFRLSEADKLADRAITDGRTVPLHTDDGLQQGHRGRANPDVGGLGGKISMSSDRYVIVEGGSLTPVSIPTAPNARMSKATAKRALSRYRSQNPTHARSLRVVPTRETPMEEIQ; encoded by the coding sequence ATGACCGAACAAGAATCCCCGGAACTCAGCTCAGCGGAAAAGCTCACGGTCGAGTTAGTGCGGGTCCTCGAACCCCTCGATACTGCCCTCCGTGGGGGCACTCACGAAGTGGCAGATCTGCTGGATAGACTCGGTCTCGGCGAGGACGTCCTCGATGCCGAAGTTGAAACGATTCGTTCTCTGGTTGAAGACGAGGTAGGATCTGCCTTGGAGACGCTCCGAAATCAGTTCTTCGATCCCATCCGATCTGGCGAGAACATCTCGATTGATGGCCTGAACTATCATGTGCTCCTTGGGGCTATCAACGACGTCTACTCGGGCATCCGAACACTCCAAACATTGGATTTTACACACATCTCCGGTAACGAGGTCGCGACTCGAATGCTCGATTTTCTCCTTGTAAAGTATCTTTCCACCTATCACCGATCAATTCACGACGCGCTTTGTTTGGCTGGGATTATTGAGGAGGGTGTCCCACTGAGGGTTGACTTCTCGAAGCTTCCGGAGTTTCTGGATGATCCCAATCAGGTCTTTGTGAATGTGTTCGGATGGGGGGAGGAAACGTTTACCGGGTTCCTGGTTCTTTATTATGTACGCACGATATTCTGGCGATTCCAGATCCCCGCAGCCTTTCAGGAACCGCCGAGATCGATGGTAGAGGACCTCGTCGGCACAGCCGTGGAATACGACCAGCTCGAACAGGAACTCCAAGTGCCGGTAATCAGTGTGTTCGAGGAGGATGGATCCACGTCGGTGGGCTTTCGTATTGTCCCTCTTCCCGGAACGCCCCAACACGAACTTCCGGGGATGGCCGTCGTTCCGTATGGTCTCGCTGGAGCCTCGGAAACCGTGGAGGTCGGGGAAGGATGGACATTCAACGTTGCTACGGACGCTGACCAGACGGGCTGGGGTATCGGCCTATGGCCGGATACTGACAACTCGGGATCACATGCGGAAGTCATCGGGACTGATCATCCCATTCCGAATCTTGACGCGACCACAGGACTGGTATTTACAGGGTTTGAATCGGGGCGAGCCGGGACTACGCTACTCGGCGGTGCTACCGGAAGCCGTCTCTCCGTACAATATGCTGAACTAAGCGCGTCAGTCGGGATCAAAAACGGACAAGCCATTTTCGAAGTAAACGTGCCAACGAGGGGCAGGCTTGTCGTTGACACCAATCAACTCGATGCCTTCCTCGCGTCGATGCTCCCCGACGACGGCCTTGAGTACGACTTCGACGTGACAGTCGGCTGGTCGTCGGATCGGGGGCTATTCCTCGAACGGGGCACCGGTCTCGAAGTGTCGCTTCCGCAACAACAGCGCGTCGGTCCGATCGAGTTGACCGAACTCTACCTCGGCGTCCTCCCGAACGAAGACGCCGACAAAGTTCGGTTCGAGGGCTCCGCGTCAGCAGACGTTGAGATTGGCCCGGTAACCGGATCGATATCGCGATTCGGCATCGCCGCCGAAGTGGGCTTCCCCGAGGATGGGAATGGGAACCTCGGCCCGATCGACCTCCACGTCGGTGTCCAACCGCCGAACGGTATCGCTATATCCATCGACGTAGGGGTGGTCACCGGCGGTGGCTTCCTCGACTACGATCCAGAACATGAGCGCTACACGGGCGTAGTCGTCCTAAAAATCGGCGAGATCACCCTCAACGCGGTCGGATTGCTCAGCACCGACGTTCCGGGGGACGAGGCGGCATACTCGCTGCTCGTAATCGTCGCTGGGGAGTTCCCACGGATTCGCCTCGGACTTGGATTCTCGCTCACCGGGGCCGGGGGGATCGTTGGGCTGCACCGGTCGGTCAAGGCCGAGTCCCTCGGCCAGGTCGTCCGCGACGGGGCGCTCGATTCCGTACTCTTCCCGCAGGATCCGGTGGTGAACGCCGATCGCATCTTGAGTGATCTCCGCCGGATCTTTCCGGTGACGCCGGATTCGCACGTCTTCGGACCGATCGTCCAGCTTGAATGGGGCGAGCCGACAATTCTCACCGCCAACCTTGGGGTGGTACTCGAACTTCCGAGCTGGAAGATTGCGGTCCTTGGTGACTTCCAAGTCGTCCTCCCGAACGAGGATAATGACCGCGTCACGCTCAACATGGCCGCCAGCGGGATCATCGATCCTGACGAGGAGCGGGTGGACGTCGACGCGAGCCTCTATGACTCCCGACTGGTTGAGTGGACGCTCACCGGCGACATGGCGCTGCGGACCAAACGCGGTGATGACCCCCAGTTTGTCCTTTCGATCGGCGGGTTCAACCCTCGGTACGATCCCCCATCGGATGTCCCCTCGCTCGAGCGGGTAACAGCCACGCTCGGCCCGTCGAGCGGGAACCCCACCCTCGAGTTCGCTGGCTACCTCGCGATCACCTCGAACACGGTCCAAGCAGGCGCCAGCGTCGACGCCGTCGCGAAAGCCGGGCCAGCGTTGGCCGAGGGACGAATCTCGTTCGACGCACTGATCGAGTTCGATCCCTTCGGCTTCGTCGCCGACTTCCACTCGTCGTTCTCGGTGACAGTCAAAGGCAAGGGGTTCTCGGTCGACATTGACGGCACGATCTCGGGACCGGGTCCGTTCCGCGTTCAGGGAAAGATCAAAATCTCGCTCTTTCTGTTCTCGATTTCGGCGAGCCTCGACGTCAAACTCGGTTCGGGTGTGACTGTCGAGCTCCCCAGGGCGCGGGTCATGCCCGAACTTGAGGCCGAACTCGCCCGCGCGGCGAACTGGATGGCCAAGTTACCCAACGTGGGCGATGGTTTTGCTGACCTCCGGGAGATCGACGAGGATGGAGAGCGCGTGATCGCTCACCCTCTCGCCGAGATCGGTGTTAGACAGACCGTCGTCCCGCTGGGCTTTGAGATCGAGAAGTTCGGCGAGGCCACGCCCTCGGAGTACACCCACTTCGAGCTGGCGGACGCGACGGTCGAGGGGGCTGCCCTTGAGCTGGCCGCGGAGACCGAAGAGCACTTCGCGCCCGCACAGTACGCGAAGCTATCGGACGCAGAGCGTCTCGAAAGTCCCGCCTTCGAGACCCACCCCGCCGGACGCAAACTGCGCGACCGAGGCGTCTACCTCGGGTACGACGACGGAGACGGCCGGGAGGCGAACCTCCGGCAGACGACGCTCGAGTACTCCTGCGTCGTCTTCGACGAAGCGAGCGAGCGAAACGGCGCACCCCTGGCTTCTCTCGGCGGTTTCACCACTTCGCTCTCGGGCTTCGGTACCGGGGTCGTCGCCGCGCTTGAGGACGTAGGGGCCGTGGCGAACTCGCCAGCCAGACGGACCGGATTGCGGCGGTTCCGGCTAAGTGAGGCGGACAAACTCGCGGATCGAGCGATTACCGACGGTAGGACCGTGCCGCTGCACACCGACGACGGTCTCCAGCAAGGCCACCGCGGTAGAGCGAACCCGGATGTGGGAGGACTTGGCGGGAAGATCTCGATGTCGAGCGACCGGTACGTGATTGTCGAGGGTGGCTCGCTAACTCCTGTGAGCATCCCAACCGCACCGAACGCGCGAATGTCGAAGGCGACCGCCAAGCGGGCGCTGTCCCGCTACCGATCGCAGAATCCGACTCACGCTCGCTCGCTCAGAGTCGTCCCCACGAGAGAGACTCCGATGGAGGAAATCCAATGA
- a CDS encoding DUF7342 family protein produces MSSFGPAPSDSTIEDEVADWKQTHGTRQRVKQVLAGVRTPLAASDVAEQAHCTTKSARKYLEELVDERIARKIEDSRGARYLRNEEYHRWRRADALSTEYSESELLTALDRLEQRDADYRDRFEVSTPDAVEFPPDDATHDEIHDLWETLTDWESVREEMHLHREALRIARHRTDTPLSA; encoded by the coding sequence ATGAGCTCGTTCGGGCCGGCGCCTTCGGACTCAACGATTGAGGACGAAGTCGCGGACTGGAAACAAACACATGGGACACGACAGCGAGTGAAGCAGGTACTAGCGGGTGTTCGCACTCCTCTTGCTGCGTCAGATGTCGCAGAGCAGGCACACTGTACGACGAAAAGTGCTCGAAAGTACCTCGAAGAGCTTGTTGACGAACGAATCGCTCGAAAGATCGAGGACTCGCGCGGTGCTCGGTACCTGCGAAACGAGGAGTATCACCGCTGGCGCCGTGCGGACGCCCTCTCAACCGAGTATTCGGAATCGGAGCTACTCACGGCGTTAGACCGACTCGAACAGCGAGACGCAGACTACCGGGACCGATTCGAGGTTTCGACACCGGATGCCGTCGAGTTCCCACCGGACGACGCGACTCATGACGAAATCCACGATCTGTGGGAGACGTTGACCGACTGGGAATCGGTTCGTGAAGAGATGCACCTCCACCGTGAAGCGCTTCGGATCGCCCGGCATCGAACGGACACACCACTGTCGGCGTGA